Proteins encoded together in one Branchiostoma lanceolatum isolate klBraLanc5 chromosome 11, klBraLanc5.hap2, whole genome shotgun sequence window:
- the LOC136444397 gene encoding ribosome biogenesis protein BRX1 homolog has product MAAMGKKRGAVKQTGDQAVKKAKTENGEDGNSPKVQPTTQRTGMEDKRKKRRNERRKVQKKLKKQMRREGAPLPKPTETPEENPEESEDDDSEEEEQEPPAPVTREDPPPLHGGKWTNKQRCLVFCSRGVSYRARHLMNDLKMLMPHAKAESKMHKKENIQLINEMCEMKNCNKCVYLEARKKMDLYMWVSNVPHGPCVKFLVENVHTMGELKLTGNCLKGARPIVTFDKSFDEHPHWSLVKELFTQTFSTPYHHPRSQPFVDHVYTFSVVDDRIWFRNYQIVDEKGSLAEVGPRFVLNPIRMFGGSFGGPTLYQNPHYKSPNEIRRAMRRLKGDKYTNRVLAKKALQERKTDETYPVDPTDEVFATPRDEADSEDEKPSQKKNKRKRKKN; this is encoded by the exons ATGGCAGCGATGGGTAAAAAACGTGGTGCCGTGAAACAAACAGGCGATCAAGCCGTAAAGAAGGCTAAAACTGAGAATGGAGAGGACGGAAACTCTCCCAAAGTACAGCCTACAACACAAAGGACAGGTATGGAGGACAAGAGAAAGAAG CGACGCAATGAACGAAGAAAGGTGCAGAAGAAGTTGAAGAAGCAGATGCGGAGAGAAGGCGCACCGCTACCCAAACCTACAGAAACTCCTGAAGAGAATCCAGAGGAGTCTGAAGATGATGACTCGGAAGAGGAAGAACAGGAGCCTCCAGCACCAGTCACAAGAGAAGATCCTCCACCTTTGCACGGG GGCAAGTGGACGAATAAGCAGCGTTGTCTGGTGTTCTGTTCCCGCGGTGTTTCGTACCGAGCCAGACATCTCATGAACGACCTAAAGATGCTCATGCCACATGCTAAAGCAG AAAGCAAGATGCACAAAAAGGAAAACATCCAACTCATCAATGAG ATGTGTGAGATGAAGAACTGCAACAAATGTGTCTACCTGGAGGCCAGGAAGAAGATGGACCTGTACATGTG GGTGTCAAATGTGCCCCATGGCCCCTGTGTGAAATTTCTGGTGGAAAATG ttcACACAATGGGAGAACTCAAGTTGACAGGAAACTGTCTGAAGGGTGCCAGACCCATTGTCACATTTGACAAG AGTTTTGATGAACATCCCCACTGGAGTCTTGTGAAGGAACTGTTCACACAG ACCTTCAGCACGCCCTACCACCACCCCCGGAGCCAGCCGTTTGTGGACCATGTCTACACTTTCTCTGTGGTGGATGATAGAATATGGTTCCGCAACTATCAG aTTGTTGATGAGAAAGGTTCCCTGGCAGAAGTCGGCCCCAGATTCGTGCTCAACCCCATCCGAATGTTTGGCGGCAGCTTTGGAGGACCCACCCTGTACCAGAACCCTCACTATAAGTCTCCTAATGAG ATTCGTCGTGCAATGAGGAGGCTGAAGGGGGACAAGTACACAAACCGCGTCCTGGCCAAGAAGGCGCTCCAGGAGAGAAAGACGGATGAGACGTACCCGGTCGACCCGACTGACGAGGTGTTTGCCACGCCCAGGGACGAGGCTGACTCCGAAGATGAGAAACCTTCTCAGAAGAAGAACAagaggaaaagaaaaaagaactgA